One window of Mucilaginibacter inviolabilis genomic DNA carries:
- a CDS encoding TonB-dependent receptor, which translates to MNPFLCAKHFYLTFLFFLVTVVAFGQTGLIKGTVKTADGQPAVAITIGLFGTAKGTTTNEHGYYQLSRIKAGNYTLKISAIGLASQERKVEVAAGQTLTIDFVLSQDARQLADVVVSANRKLIYGDKHSETVARMPLANLENPQVYSVITSELLREQNIGDYKTAMRNAPGTSTIAQAGNGRSYTFMRGFITGNWMRDGLAAYQFSAIDPANIERIEVIKGPSGTLFSSSVISYGGLINRVTKRPADSAFTELSYTGGSFGLNRVTADVNTPLNSDKHVLFRLNAAYDHNGNFQDAGFEHNYFIAPSLTYKANDQLSFNINAELYQRHTGSINGFNIVDNTYWAGKSFKDIPLDYNRSYQGNDIDTKLTNYNIFLQASYQFSKQWKSQTLFTLNGVYAPHQMFLDKYIIDDHQLDRQVGLLSDKYHQFEIQQNFNGDIQIAGIRHRLLAGFDYTAYRQDPYYYISTDLDVINYTKPGNYFVSRAAFDKAIDTLAKSPSDENVYNTAAYFADVISLTDRLNILASIRVDYYSDHGSHDINSDTYSGAFSQTKASPKIGAVYQLVKGQLSAFANYQNGFSYTGAKDENGKLFKPEQAFQYEGGLKMESTSNKWSATLSYYDILVKDKLRTNPENTNFYLQDATQLSKGLEAELIANPFSGLNILLGYGYNISKYTKAEADIEGKRPYGTPKHLFNGWASYSVRRGSLKGVGLGFGGNYSSSAYGDDTDLVTVPAYVLLSSTVFYDRGDYRIGFKVDNLTNTHYWGPFLQPQPTRSFSLNLSYKFH; encoded by the coding sequence ATGAACCCTTTTCTATGCGCTAAGCACTTTTACTTAACATTTCTTTTCTTTTTAGTTACTGTGGTTGCCTTTGGTCAAACAGGACTGATCAAAGGTACCGTCAAAACCGCTGACGGGCAGCCGGCCGTCGCCATCACCATTGGCCTATTCGGCACAGCCAAAGGTACTACTACTAATGAACATGGATATTATCAGCTCAGCAGGATTAAAGCCGGCAACTACACACTGAAAATCAGTGCGATCGGGCTGGCATCCCAGGAACGCAAGGTTGAGGTGGCAGCAGGACAGACACTCACTATCGATTTTGTCCTGAGCCAGGACGCACGTCAACTTGCGGATGTGGTAGTCAGTGCTAATCGCAAACTTATATACGGCGACAAACACTCGGAAACCGTGGCACGGATGCCACTGGCAAATTTAGAGAATCCGCAGGTGTACTCAGTAATCACCAGCGAACTGCTCCGCGAACAGAACATTGGAGATTATAAGACTGCCATGCGTAACGCGCCGGGCACATCGACCATCGCTCAGGCTGGTAACGGACGCTCGTACACATTTATGCGCGGCTTTATCACTGGTAACTGGATGCGTGACGGCTTGGCCGCCTACCAATTTTCTGCAATAGACCCAGCGAATATCGAACGTATTGAAGTGATCAAGGGACCTTCCGGGACGCTCTTTAGTTCTTCGGTGATCTCCTATGGCGGCCTGATCAACAGGGTGACGAAGCGGCCCGCCGACAGCGCATTCACCGAACTGTCGTACACTGGAGGCAGCTTTGGACTTAACCGGGTGACCGCCGATGTCAATACCCCGCTGAATAGCGACAAGCACGTTCTTTTTCGTTTGAATGCAGCGTATGATCATAACGGCAATTTTCAGGACGCTGGCTTTGAGCACAATTATTTTATCGCGCCCAGCTTGACCTACAAAGCCAATGACCAGCTGAGCTTTAATATCAATGCAGAGTTGTATCAACGCCATACCGGCTCGATCAACGGCTTTAATATCGTGGATAATACCTACTGGGCAGGCAAAAGCTTTAAAGACATCCCACTGGATTATAACCGCAGTTATCAGGGCAACGACATTGATACGAAACTCACCAATTATAATATTTTCTTGCAGGCTAGTTACCAGTTCAGCAAACAATGGAAGTCGCAGACACTATTTACCCTAAACGGCGTTTATGCCCCTCATCAGATGTTCTTGGACAAGTATATTATAGATGATCACCAGTTGGACAGGCAGGTTGGTTTGCTGTCGGATAAATACCACCAGTTCGAGATTCAGCAGAACTTTAACGGAGACATACAGATTGCGGGAATACGTCACCGCCTTCTTGCTGGCTTTGATTATACCGCTTACCGTCAGGATCCATATTATTATATATCTACCGACTTAGACGTCATCAACTACACGAAACCAGGAAACTATTTTGTAAGCCGTGCGGCCTTTGACAAGGCTATCGATACCTTAGCAAAATCGCCTTCCGATGAGAACGTTTATAACACAGCTGCCTACTTCGCCGATGTAATCAGCCTGACTGATCGTTTAAATATATTAGCCTCGATACGCGTCGATTACTACAGCGATCATGGTTCACATGATATCAATAGCGATACTTATAGTGGTGCTTTCAGCCAAACCAAGGCTTCGCCGAAGATTGGTGCGGTGTATCAGCTGGTAAAAGGCCAGTTATCTGCTTTTGCCAATTACCAGAATGGGTTCAGTTATACTGGTGCCAAGGATGAGAATGGTAAGTTGTTCAAACCCGAACAAGCTTTTCAGTACGAGGGAGGGTTGAAAATGGAAAGTACCAGTAATAAATGGTCAGCTACCCTGAGTTATTATGACATCCTGGTTAAAGATAAGCTCCGCACAAATCCCGAGAACACCAATTTTTACCTGCAGGACGCTACCCAGCTAAGTAAAGGATTGGAGGCAGAGTTGATTGCCAACCCGTTCAGCGGGTTAAATATCCTGCTGGGCTATGGCTATAATATCAGTAAATATACAAAGGCAGAGGCTGATATCGAAGGCAAGCGCCCCTATGGCACGCCTAAACATCTGTTCAATGGCTGGGCGAGCTATTCAGTCAGGAGAGGTTCGTTAAAAGGCGTAGGTTTGGGCTTTGGTGGCAACTACTCCAGCAGCGCCTATGGGGACGACACAGATCTGGTGACCGTGCCGGCCTACGTACTGCTGAGTTCCACCGTTTTTTATGACCGAGGAGATTATCGTATAGGTTTTAAAGTGGACAACCTGACGAATACCCACTACTGGGGACCGTTTTTGCAACCCCAGCCAACACGCTCTTTTTCATTGAACCTGAGCTATAAATTCCATTGA
- a CDS encoding type 1 glutamine amidotransferase domain-containing protein, with translation MRTGLWLSELTHFYQKAQSAGYDITVASPKGGATPIDPVSLRPLHLDRLSKASLSIDGFKAVLQQTHTLQEVSNRVFDCILLTGGHGTMYDFPNDRILQHIIKIHYERGNYIAAICHGVSGLLNVLLSDGEHLIRGKQITVYDWFEELLARRRKQVPFNLEKELKRRGANYKKALIPMTKNVCEDGNLITGQNPFSSKAIASKLLVLLSRRQR, from the coding sequence TTGCGTACGGGTCTGTGGCTAAGTGAACTCACCCATTTTTACCAAAAAGCCCAATCAGCAGGTTACGATATTACAGTGGCTAGTCCAAAGGGCGGGGCTACACCAATTGATCCCGTCAGCTTAAGGCCCTTACATCTCGACCGTCTATCTAAAGCATCCCTAAGCATTGACGGCTTCAAGGCGGTACTTCAACAGACCCATACTTTGCAGGAGGTGTCTAACCGGGTATTTGATTGCATATTGCTGACCGGCGGGCACGGAACTATGTATGACTTTCCGAACGATCGTATTTTACAACATATCATCAAAATCCACTACGAGCGCGGTAATTATATTGCTGCTATTTGTCACGGGGTTTCGGGTTTACTTAACGTCTTGCTGAGCGATGGCGAACATCTGATCAGGGGAAAGCAGATCACTGTCTATGACTGGTTTGAGGAATTGCTGGCCCGCCGGCGAAAACAGGTACCCTTTAACCTCGAAAAAGAATTAAAAAGACGCGGTGCTAACTACAAGAAAGCGTTAATACCGATGACCAAAAACGTATGTGAGGACGGCAACCTGATCACCGGGCAAAATCCATTCAGCTCCAAAGCGATCGCTTCGAAATTGCTCGTTCTTCTGAGTCGTCGTCAAAGGTAG
- a CDS encoding helix-turn-helix domain-containing protein, with the protein MKSFGHKIRMLRHQHSWSQEQMARQLDISIPAFSKIETGVTDVSLSRMEQIASLFDISIVKLLAYDEIMDTPARQAELAGLLEKLRERENEVMNLQRKVIQLFEALKKERQVPA; encoded by the coding sequence ATGAAAAGTTTTGGCCATAAGATCAGGATGCTGCGTCATCAGCACAGTTGGAGCCAGGAGCAGATGGCAAGACAGCTGGATATTTCGATCCCGGCTTTTTCAAAGATCGAAACAGGTGTCACGGATGTCAGTCTCTCCAGGATGGAACAAATTGCCAGTTTATTTGATATCTCCATCGTGAAACTGCTCGCCTATGACGAAATTATGGACACACCTGCTCGTCAAGCGGAACTTGCCGGACTTCTGGAGAAGTTACGCGAGCGTGAAAACGAGGTAATGAACTTGCAAAGGAAAGTGATTCAACTGTTTGAAGCTTTAAAAAAAGAGCGTCAGGTGCCCGCCTGA
- a CDS encoding phosphoketolase family protein translates to MQTQDPIQQKELRLLDAYWRASNYLSVGQIYLRDNPLLREPLKIDHIKRMLLGHWGTTPGQNFVYVHLNRVIKKYDLNMFYISGPGHGGPAMVSQTYLEGTYSEVYPDISQDTAGMKKLFRQFSFPGGIPSHVSPECPGSLHEGGELGYSLSHAFGAVFDNPDLIAACVVGDGEAETGPLATAWHSNKFLNPETDGVVLPILHLNGYKIANPTVLARIPEKELLSLFEGYGWKPYLISGEDPLTMHQEMAALLDKVVEEIKAIKENAATGQDVTRPCWPMIILRTPKGWTGPKMVDGMPVEGTFRAHQVPLSDPAAHPEHLQQLEAWLRQYRPEELFDVNGRLVPDLLALAPAGERRMGANPHTNGGLLLKNLRLPDFREYGLAIDERGGSGPGDTLVVGQFVRDVIRLNLQSRNFRVFGPDETLSNKLDAVFEVSSRQWEAETVETDVLLAKDGRVLEMLSEHQCEGWLEGYLLTGRHGLFNCYEAFIHIIDSMFNQHAKWLKVTAELPWRRPLASLNILLASHVWRQDHNGFTHQDPGFIDHVVNKKAGVVRVYLPPDANCLLSVMDHCLRSRHYVNVMVAGKHPSPQWLSVSEATLHCAKGIGIWEWASNDEGVEPDVVMACAGDVPTLETLAAVSILRLALPELKIRVVNVVDLMKLQPAHEHPHGLSDIDFDALFTKDKPVIFAFHAYPWLIHRLTYKRTNHHQIHVRGYKEEGTITTPFDMTVLNEMDRFNLVQDVIDRLPQLEDRTAYLKQQMKDKLIEHGQYIREHGIDMPEIREWKWAALH, encoded by the coding sequence ATGCAAACGCAAGATCCTATACAACAAAAAGAACTACGCCTGTTGGACGCTTACTGGCGTGCATCGAATTATTTATCGGTCGGCCAGATCTACCTGCGCGATAACCCATTGTTGCGCGAACCTTTAAAAATAGACCATATCAAGCGCATGTTACTGGGTCATTGGGGTACTACGCCGGGACAGAATTTTGTCTATGTGCATCTTAACCGGGTGATCAAAAAGTATGATCTGAATATGTTTTACATTTCGGGACCTGGCCATGGTGGACCGGCGATGGTCAGCCAGACCTACCTGGAAGGCACTTACAGTGAGGTGTACCCAGATATCAGCCAGGACACGGCAGGGATGAAAAAATTGTTCAGGCAATTCTCTTTTCCAGGCGGGATTCCAAGTCACGTATCGCCCGAATGTCCCGGCTCTCTGCACGAGGGCGGCGAACTCGGCTATTCGCTGAGCCATGCCTTTGGTGCCGTCTTTGACAATCCTGACCTGATCGCCGCATGTGTTGTCGGCGACGGCGAGGCCGAGACCGGACCGCTGGCGACGGCCTGGCATTCGAATAAATTTCTGAACCCGGAGACAGATGGCGTTGTTTTACCCATTCTTCATTTGAATGGTTATAAGATCGCAAATCCGACGGTACTGGCCCGCATCCCCGAAAAAGAGTTACTTTCTCTTTTTGAAGGCTATGGCTGGAAGCCTTACTTGATCTCAGGAGAAGATCCATTAACGATGCACCAGGAGATGGCCGCGTTGCTGGATAAGGTTGTTGAGGAAATTAAAGCGATCAAAGAAAATGCGGCTACCGGCCAGGATGTCACAAGGCCCTGCTGGCCCATGATCATTTTGCGCACACCAAAAGGCTGGACGGGGCCGAAGATGGTGGACGGCATGCCGGTAGAAGGTACTTTCCGTGCACATCAGGTTCCTTTGTCCGATCCCGCGGCCCACCCGGAACACCTGCAGCAACTGGAAGCTTGGCTGAGACAGTACCGGCCGGAAGAGTTGTTTGACGTTAATGGGCGATTGGTGCCCGATTTACTCGCTCTGGCGCCTGCAGGAGAACGCCGTATGGGAGCCAATCCACATACCAATGGCGGCTTGTTATTAAAAAACTTACGTCTGCCGGATTTCCGTGAATATGGCCTGGCGATCGATGAACGAGGGGGCAGCGGGCCCGGCGATACATTGGTTGTCGGCCAGTTTGTGCGTGACGTGATCCGGCTGAACCTGCAAAGCCGCAATTTCCGGGTTTTTGGGCCAGACGAGACGCTCTCCAATAAACTGGATGCGGTTTTTGAGGTTAGTTCCCGTCAATGGGAAGCTGAAACTGTAGAAACGGACGTACTTCTCGCGAAAGACGGCCGTGTGTTGGAGATGCTGAGCGAACACCAATGTGAAGGTTGGCTGGAAGGGTATTTGCTGACCGGGCGACACGGGTTGTTCAATTGTTACGAAGCCTTTATCCACATCATCGATTCGATGTTCAATCAACACGCCAAATGGCTGAAAGTAACGGCAGAACTACCATGGCGGCGTCCCCTGGCCTCGTTGAATATCCTGCTGGCCTCGCACGTATGGCGTCAGGACCATAATGGTTTTACCCACCAGGACCCCGGCTTTATCGATCACGTGGTCAACAAAAAGGCCGGTGTTGTACGCGTCTATCTTCCGCCCGATGCTAATTGCCTTTTGTCGGTCATGGATCATTGCCTGCGCAGCCGGCATTATGTAAACGTGATGGTTGCAGGAAAACATCCGTCCCCGCAATGGCTTTCCGTCAGCGAAGCGACACTGCATTGTGCGAAGGGGATCGGCATCTGGGAATGGGCAAGCAATGATGAGGGCGTGGAGCCTGATGTCGTTATGGCCTGCGCTGGTGACGTCCCGACGCTGGAAACACTGGCGGCGGTATCGATCCTACGGCTGGCATTGCCTGAGTTGAAGATCCGGGTAGTGAACGTAGTTGATCTCATGAAACTACAACCGGCACATGAACATCCCCACGGTTTGAGTGATATCGATTTCGATGCACTGTTCACCAAAGATAAGCCGGTGATCTTTGCTTTCCATGCCTATCCCTGGTTGATCCACCGCCTGACTTATAAGCGAACCAACCACCACCAAATTCACGTACGCGGGTACAAAGAGGAAGGTACGATCACTACGCCTTTTGATATGACTGTGCTAAATGAAATGGACCGCTTTAACCTCGTGCAGGATGTCATTGACCGGTTGCCGCAGTTAGAGGACCGCACAGCGTACCTGAAACAGCAAATGAAGGATAAGCTGATCGAACACGGGCAGTATATCCGTGAGCATGGTATCGATATGCCGGAGATCCGTGAGTGGAAATGGGCTGCGTTACATTGA
- the pta gene encoding phosphate acetyltransferase encodes MTKSIFIASAEPYSGKSIVALGLVNMLLARAQHIRYFKPVITSAEAPADSHIQAVLSHFQLPQDYQDAWAFTRQEAMHYIKEHRQGELLDQLISRFKALEATSDFTIVEGCDFTGSGTAVEFELNRLIARNLNAPVVLLVSGNNKTAMETVQDALNFWQAYQEQDIPVLAVVVNRLAPPHADEVREQLAAQIPADVLTAVIPSDKLLENPSVGEIFSRLRGRLLFGETLLENPVDNFVTGAMQVPNFLNYLKENVLIVTPGDRGDIIISSLQANMSSSYPRVAGIVLTAGSVPEEPVMRLIEGLQVTVPIMAVTTGTFETTNLVAGVHSRIRPDDTKKIRLAIETFGRFVDQDALNEKIVLHHSAAITPHMFQYQLTQWARRQKKTIVLPEGNDDRILQAAARLLTQDLVGLILLGDPAEIAASVKRLGLNLDLQKVSVIDPAQAPQFEDYVLTLYELRKNKNVTLEMARDLMTDVSYFGTMMVYKGEADGMVSGAVHTTQHTIRPALQFIKTKPGISTVSSIFFMCLADRVSVFGDCAVNPDPTSEELAEIAISSADNSKRFGIEPRVAMLSYSSGTSGAGEDVDKVRRATEQVRIRRPDIKVEGPIQYDAAVDPVVGRQKIPGSEVAGQASVLIFPDLNTGNNTYKAVQRETGALAIGPMLQGLNKPVNDLSRGCTVDDIFNTVIITAIQSQDEPT; translated from the coding sequence TTGACAAAAAGTATATTTATTGCTTCCGCCGAACCCTATAGCGGCAAATCCATCGTGGCCCTTGGACTGGTGAACATGCTGCTGGCCCGGGCGCAACATATCCGTTATTTTAAGCCGGTGATTACTTCAGCAGAAGCGCCGGCAGATAGCCACATTCAAGCGGTACTATCGCATTTTCAGCTACCCCAGGATTATCAAGATGCCTGGGCCTTTACAAGGCAGGAAGCGATGCACTATATCAAGGAGCACAGGCAGGGCGAACTCCTGGATCAGCTGATCAGCCGTTTCAAGGCGCTGGAAGCGACTTCCGATTTTACTATCGTAGAAGGCTGTGATTTTACCGGCAGCGGCACTGCTGTAGAATTCGAATTGAACCGTCTCATAGCCCGGAACCTCAACGCACCTGTAGTATTGCTTGTGTCAGGGAACAACAAAACAGCGATGGAAACCGTTCAGGACGCGCTTAATTTTTGGCAGGCTTACCAGGAACAGGACATCCCGGTACTTGCAGTCGTTGTCAACCGGCTGGCGCCGCCACACGCGGATGAGGTAAGAGAACAGCTCGCCGCACAGATACCTGCAGACGTCCTGACCGCTGTAATACCATCGGACAAATTGCTCGAAAATCCCAGCGTGGGGGAAATCTTCAGCCGCCTGCGTGGCCGGTTATTATTTGGCGAGACACTGCTAGAAAACCCGGTGGATAACTTTGTTACCGGCGCAATGCAGGTGCCCAATTTCCTGAACTACCTGAAAGAAAACGTGCTGATCGTCACACCGGGTGACCGCGGTGATATTATTATCAGTTCGCTGCAGGCTAATATGTCGTCCAGTTATCCAAGAGTTGCCGGTATCGTATTGACAGCAGGCAGCGTACCGGAAGAACCAGTGATGCGACTGATAGAGGGACTGCAGGTTACCGTGCCTATAATGGCCGTCACTACCGGCACTTTTGAGACCACCAACTTGGTCGCAGGAGTACATTCGAGAATCCGCCCTGACGATACCAAAAAAATCAGATTGGCGATCGAGACGTTCGGGCGTTTTGTGGACCAGGACGCTTTGAACGAAAAGATCGTGCTGCATCATTCAGCGGCGATAACGCCCCACATGTTCCAGTACCAACTAACGCAATGGGCGCGACGCCAAAAGAAAACGATCGTGCTGCCCGAAGGCAACGACGACCGAATCCTGCAGGCGGCGGCCCGGCTACTCACTCAGGATCTCGTCGGACTGATCTTACTGGGCGACCCTGCGGAGATCGCCGCCTCGGTAAAGCGACTGGGCCTGAATCTTGATCTGCAAAAGGTCAGTGTGATCGATCCTGCTCAGGCGCCGCAGTTCGAGGATTATGTACTGACCCTGTATGAATTACGGAAAAACAAGAATGTTACATTGGAAATGGCCCGCGACCTGATGACCGATGTCTCTTATTTCGGTACGATGATGGTCTACAAAGGCGAAGCCGACGGTATGGTCTCCGGCGCAGTACATACGACCCAGCATACGATACGTCCGGCCCTACAGTTTATCAAGACCAAACCAGGTATCTCCACCGTATCTTCCATTTTCTTTATGTGCCTCGCCGACCGGGTTTCAGTGTTCGGCGATTGCGCTGTGAACCCGGACCCTACTTCAGAAGAATTAGCAGAGATCGCTATTTCTTCCGCAGACAACAGTAAACGTTTCGGCATTGAACCACGCGTGGCCATGTTGTCTTATTCATCCGGCACTTCCGGTGCCGGCGAGGATGTGGATAAGGTGCGGCGCGCCACGGAACAGGTGAGGATAAGGCGGCCAGACATTAAGGTCGAAGGTCCGATCCAGTACGACGCCGCGGTTGACCCGGTAGTCGGCCGACAGAAGATCCCCGGCTCGGAAGTCGCCGGTCAGGCCAGCGTCCTGATCTTTCCGGATCTTAACACCGGCAATAACACCTATAAAGCTGTCCAGCGCGAAACCGGAGCATTGGCCATCGGCCCAATGCTGCAGGGCTTGAATAAACCGGTAAACGACCTCAGCCGGGGTTGCACCGTCGATGATATTTTTAATACCGTCATTATTACTGCGATCCAAAGCCAGGACGAGCCCACCTAA
- a CDS encoding acetate/propionate family kinase has protein sequence MYILVINSGSSSIKYQLFPKHSDQPVCNGLIERIGQTGGRITHEIFKTGAAQTIKLEQSVKDHEAGMQALAGLLTREDIAVIADPAQIGTVGHRVVHGGETLTKPTIITAEVKEKIRALYPLAPLHNPGHIKGIEVAEKLFPSATQIAVFDTAFHQTLPDKAYRYAIPERFYKEDGIRVYGFHGISHQYVAGEAMDWLKNQQAKLITIHLGNGCSMAAVSAGNCIDTSMGLTPLDGLVMGTRSGAIDPSVLLYLQQQKGFTAEQLNELLNKQSGMLALAGYNDMRDISRLYQEGAPAAKLAYELYTYRIKKFIGAYAVALNGLDAIVFTAGVGENDALTRELVCRDMEVLDVRIDIAKNQLREKGLRDLSLEDARTRILVIPTNEELAIARECRTLKDNTHTGA, from the coding sequence ATGTATATATTGGTTATCAACTCGGGCAGTAGCTCTATCAAATACCAGCTTTTTCCAAAGCACAGCGATCAGCCGGTCTGCAATGGCCTCATCGAGCGTATCGGCCAGACTGGAGGCCGGATCACACACGAGATCTTTAAAACGGGTGCAGCCCAGACCATTAAACTGGAACAAAGCGTCAAAGATCACGAAGCAGGGATGCAGGCCCTGGCCGGTTTACTTACCCGTGAGGATATCGCCGTGATCGCCGATCCGGCACAGATCGGAACAGTAGGTCACCGTGTCGTACACGGCGGCGAAACGCTAACCAAACCTACCATTATCACTGCGGAGGTCAAAGAAAAGATCAGGGCACTTTATCCTTTAGCCCCATTGCACAATCCAGGACATATCAAGGGCATTGAAGTTGCTGAAAAGTTATTTCCATCAGCTACCCAGATCGCCGTTTTCGACACCGCCTTTCACCAGACTTTACCGGATAAGGCCTACCGTTACGCCATCCCTGAAAGATTTTATAAAGAGGACGGTATTCGGGTGTATGGTTTTCACGGGATCAGTCATCAATATGTAGCGGGGGAAGCTATGGACTGGCTGAAAAATCAACAAGCTAAGCTCATCACCATTCATCTAGGAAACGGTTGCAGCATGGCTGCTGTAAGTGCCGGGAATTGTATTGATACAAGCATGGGCCTCACCCCGTTAGATGGGCTGGTCATGGGTACCCGAAGCGGCGCGATCGACCCATCTGTGCTGCTGTACCTGCAGCAACAAAAAGGATTTACGGCTGAACAGCTGAATGAACTGCTGAATAAACAAAGCGGCATGCTGGCCTTAGCGGGTTATAACGATATGAGGGACATAAGCCGGCTTTATCAGGAAGGCGCCCCAGCTGCTAAATTGGCTTATGAGTTGTATACCTATCGGATCAAAAAATTCATCGGCGCCTATGCCGTTGCTCTGAACGGTCTGGATGCCATTGTGTTCACCGCCGGAGTTGGCGAAAACGATGCATTAACACGAGAATTAGTTTGTCGAGACATGGAGGTATTAGATGTCCGCATCGACATTGCTAAAAATCAGTTAAGAGAAAAGGGATTACGCGATCTCTCTCTGGAAGACGCCCGCACCCGCATCTTAGTGATCCCCACTAATGAAGAGCTGGCCATCGCACGGGAATGCCGGACGCTAAAGGACAACACTCACACTGGAGCGTGA
- a CDS encoding TIGR00730 family Rossman fold protein, giving the protein MMGNTSEIKFLDGPQSRWQELKFTFETMTELIRGFRALHFIGPCITIFGSARFKEDHPFYVQTRNAAGAFARLGFTILTGGGPGLMEAANRGAKDVGGRSVGCNIRLPVEQQPNPYLDKWVYMKQFFLRKVLLVKYSFAFVVMPGGFGTMDEYFEALTLIQTHKIKNFPVIIFGKEYHQDLIRYIENMKACTTIAEEDMSLFLVTDDLEEAVELIREKSIKEFGLKPVAKHKPFRWLFEKW; this is encoded by the coding sequence ATGATGGGAAATACATCCGAGATCAAGTTCCTGGACGGCCCGCAGTCGCGCTGGCAGGAACTGAAATTTACTTTCGAAACTATGACGGAACTGATCCGCGGTTTCCGCGCCTTGCATTTCATCGGGCCTTGCATCACCATATTCGGTTCGGCGCGATTTAAAGAAGACCATCCTTTTTACGTGCAGACAAGGAATGCGGCCGGCGCATTTGCCCGCCTGGGCTTTACGATCCTGACCGGCGGCGGGCCAGGCCTTATGGAAGCGGCTAATCGCGGTGCTAAAGATGTCGGCGGCCGATCTGTAGGCTGTAATATACGACTGCCGGTCGAACAGCAGCCAAACCCTTACCTCGACAAGTGGGTATACATGAAGCAGTTCTTCCTCCGGAAGGTACTGCTCGTGAAATACAGTTTTGCCTTTGTCGTCATGCCCGGAGGGTTCGGTACGATGGATGAGTATTTCGAAGCACTGACCCTGATTCAGACACATAAGATCAAAAACTTTCCGGTCATTATTTTCGGAAAGGAATATCACCAGGACCTGATCCGGTATATTGAGAACATGAAAGCCTGTACGACGATCGCTGAAGAAGATATGTCACTATTCCTGGTCACTGATGATCTCGAAGAAGCCGTAGAATTGATCAGAGAAAAAAGCATCAAGGAATTCGGGCTGAAACCGGTCGCCAAACATAAACCCTTCCG